A window of Candidatus Dojkabacteria bacterium contains these coding sequences:
- a CDS encoding DUF4012 domain-containing protein produces MAKDEFKHVKTSTLISVVIHGANDFGYKLSRTLAEQGSRVIVVDNFNKDSKNWVTKLKRLERCDFVDFQGIEELFTTLGRFDYLFYLQNQYLNNTTEFNSTQFLAESNNLNIVLKNAQKYKAKVSLVTTVHFNKIAIENSFRNKDYHPSPYSAEEIQKYSETVTAEFHDKSKLNVRILRLGALLGDKYHTTEDKELSTLIHEGVTKSEIVIQGEGLTNHYLVHPEDAVYGILKLTFTGETNGEVITLAQERPLTTLSIAYKLLELNVSATKIKFAKSKDNDFLFQEIYTPAPFATEYGWSAQRTIDESFTEAIKALYKAENKKWDIEKDREIEIESAAEADKIKTKHTAKVEKTSLGRFFDKILSPFRALFAKIGGNELDVFNFRNIAFFTVGVILLGLVSYFFITPVAVLGIDGYRIARNTKQTYAQIQELDFEGAEETVNSMSNDFERVETSTKRLEWVFIVTRQEELYKNVNQLLFATGYALQGAEDMVSALEPFAMYMKEFEPAVSFGGENRTNPVEYTQYLEQMKENRSKLETASYNLTLASSIVDSLEIQEFPKAIQPRVAELKSMNREASELITPFQKTLIFLPELLGSEGRQRYLILLQNPSELRSTGGWLSSYAILGIENGQVRQLDVDDIYNLDGQLSLADKSYSAPEDMQEALDIDEWSMSTSNWSPHFPTTAENAKFFIQESGKAYEVDGVIALDVTFIQMLLEKWGGIEVQGEDEEVTADNLYSKIFAIHDEFTPGSRQKATFIANLADAVLKKVISSGSDGYRDMSEVFLQALDQKNILITLNNREANQYFSDQGWSGTITEGYVGTPIPVEWNWGANKANLYLEKTHSLNMDIKNEDTVNYTYVLAVKNESEEDKYPEGEYRNWFRVYLPENADVKSVIGFDDDDYTVYLEDRFTVVAGWFTTEIQSTNQVEVNYTLTRDESSTDPFPINIANNSISTEIKLYKQPGIFDDVYQLDVSYPDTWAIIENGDMQEGVSKLSNRYELESDIEVDLLWEYR; encoded by the coding sequence ATGGCAAAAGATGAATTTAAACATGTAAAAACTTCTACGCTAATCTCTGTGGTTATTCACGGGGCAAATGACTTCGGATACAAGCTTTCTCGAACATTGGCCGAGCAAGGCAGCAGGGTTATTGTCGTTGATAATTTCAATAAAGATAGCAAAAACTGGGTCACCAAGCTGAAGCGACTCGAGAGGTGCGATTTCGTAGACTTCCAGGGTATTGAAGAGCTTTTCACAACACTTGGGCGATTCGATTATCTCTTCTACCTGCAGAATCAGTATCTAAATAACACAACCGAATTCAATAGCACACAGTTCCTTGCCGAATCAAACAACCTAAACATAGTACTCAAGAATGCCCAAAAATATAAGGCAAAGGTGAGTCTTGTCACAACTGTGCACTTTAACAAGATTGCAATTGAAAATAGCTTCCGTAACAAAGATTACCATCCATCCCCCTACTCCGCCGAGGAGATTCAGAAATATTCCGAGACGGTCACCGCTGAATTTCACGATAAATCAAAGTTGAATGTAAGAATCTTGCGGCTCGGTGCTCTCTTGGGTGACAAATATCATACAACCGAGGATAAAGAGCTAAGCACATTAATCCATGAAGGTGTAACTAAATCTGAGATCGTAATCCAGGGCGAAGGACTGACAAACCATTACCTTGTACACCCAGAGGATGCCGTTTACGGCATTTTGAAGCTTACCTTCACCGGAGAGACCAATGGTGAGGTTATCACATTGGCACAGGAGAGACCACTTACCACTCTTTCGATTGCATATAAGCTGCTTGAATTAAATGTCTCTGCGACGAAGATCAAATTTGCCAAGTCAAAAGATAACGATTTTCTATTCCAGGAGATATACACACCTGCACCATTCGCTACTGAGTATGGATGGTCTGCTCAAAGAACAATTGATGAATCATTTACAGAGGCAATTAAAGCCCTCTACAAAGCCGAGAATAAGAAATGGGATATTGAGAAAGATAGAGAGATCGAGATCGAAAGCGCCGCCGAGGCCGACAAGATAAAAACTAAGCATACTGCTAAGGTTGAGAAGACATCATTGGGTCGATTTTTCGACAAGATACTCTCTCCATTTCGAGCCCTATTTGCCAAGATTGGTGGCAATGAGCTGGATGTTTTCAACTTCCGCAATATAGCTTTCTTCACAGTCGGAGTGATTCTACTAGGCTTGGTGTCATACTTCTTTATAACTCCAGTCGCTGTGTTAGGCATCGACGGCTACCGTATCGCCAGAAATACTAAGCAGACCTATGCACAGATTCAGGAATTAGACTTCGAAGGCGCAGAGGAGACTGTTAACTCTATGAGCAACGACTTTGAGCGCGTGGAAACAAGCACTAAGAGGCTTGAATGGGTATTTATAGTAACGCGACAGGAAGAGCTGTATAAAAATGTAAATCAACTACTATTTGCGACAGGCTATGCACTGCAGGGAGCTGAAGATATGGTCTCGGCATTGGAGCCGTTTGCCATGTATATGAAAGAGTTTGAGCCAGCGGTTTCGTTTGGCGGAGAGAATAGAACCAACCCGGTCGAATATACCCAGTATCTAGAGCAGATGAAAGAGAACAGGTCTAAGCTCGAGACAGCCTCATACAACCTCACTCTGGCATCTAGTATCGTAGATTCTCTTGAGATACAGGAATTTCCAAAGGCAATCCAGCCAAGAGTCGCCGAATTGAAATCAATGAACCGCGAGGCAAGCGAACTAATTACCCCATTCCAGAAGACATTGATCTTCTTGCCAGAGCTGCTTGGCAGTGAAGGAAGACAGCGATACCTAATACTGCTACAAAATCCTTCAGAGCTCCGCTCAACTGGTGGATGGCTTTCAAGCTATGCAATCCTCGGGATCGAGAACGGTCAGGTAAGGCAGCTAGATGTCGATGACATCTACAATCTGGATGGTCAGCTATCGCTCGCAGATAAGAGCTACAGCGCCCCAGAAGATATGCAAGAGGCTCTCGACATCGATGAATGGAGCATGTCCACCTCAAACTGGAGTCCTCACTTCCCCACTACAGCTGAAAATGCCAAGTTTTTCATCCAGGAATCTGGCAAAGCATATGAAGTTGATGGTGTAATCGCACTAGACGTTACATTTATACAGATGCTTCTGGAGAAATGGGGAGGAATTGAGGTACAGGGAGAAGATGAAGAGGTCACAGCTGACAACCTCTATTCGAAGATTTTTGCAATCCACGATGAGTTCACGCCGGGATCAAGGCAGAAGGCAACATTTATCGCTAACTTGGCAGATGCAGTGCTGAAGAAAGTGATCTCATCGGGCTCAGATGGATACCGAGATATGTCAGAAGTATTCCTGCAGGCATTAGATCAGAAAAATATCTTGATCACCTTGAATAACCGCGAGGCCAACCAATATTTCTCTGACCAGGGCTGGAGCGGCACAATTACCGAGGGGTATGTGGGCACACCGATCCCTGTCGAGTGGAACTGGGGAGCCAACAAGGCCAACCTCTATCTGGAGAAAACCCACTCGCTAAATATGGATATTAAAAATGAAGACACTGTTAACTATACATATGTACTGGCGGTGAAGAACGAGTCAGAAGAGGATAAGTATCCAGAGGGTGAGTATCGAAATTGGTTTAGGGTGTATCTACCTGAGAATGCCGACGTTAAGAGCGTGATTGGCTTTGACGACGACGATTACACCGTATACCTAGAGGATAGATTTACGGTGGTCGCGGGCTGGTTTACTACCGAAATTCAATCAACAAACCAGGTGGAAGTTAACTACACACTAACCCGCGATGAAAGCTCAACCGACCCATTCCCGATAAATATAGCAAACAACAGTATCAGTACCGAGATCAAGCTGTATAAACAGCCTGGGATATTCGATGATGTATACCAGCTAGACGTAAGCTACCCTGACACTTGGGCAATTATTGAAAATGGTGATATGCAGGAGGGAGTCTCTAAGCTGAGCAATAGATATGAACTGGAGAGCGACATTGAGGTAGATCTACTGTGGGAGTACCGTTAA
- the rpoD gene encoding RNA polymerase sigma factor RpoD — protein MQQRKKEEVIKQLLVKGRDQGFLTQDDILMEVPHAEDDLELLDEIFTLLQDESIAVLEGEEVQETSRDEETLTLEKKIRILKTIQSTISTDAIRSYLHEIGKIPLLTAEEEVILAKRIEAGDREATQLLITANLRLVVSIAKKYAKRGLELLDLIQEGNMGLMRAVEKFNYKKGFKFSTYATWWIRQAITRAIADQARTIRIPVHMIETINKFNKVQATLTSKLGRKPTDDEIAKEMGIDLAKVAEIKKISQNPTSLSTPIGEDKENELADILSDDWSKSPEQIATTEYLRNQMKLILDTLQDRERRVLSLRFGLDDGVTRTLEEVGREFGVTRERIRQIEAKALKKLKERSMQKQLEDYISID, from the coding sequence ATGCAGCAAAGAAAAAAAGAGGAAGTAATCAAGCAGCTACTGGTCAAAGGAAGAGACCAGGGTTTCTTAACTCAGGATGATATCCTGATGGAGGTTCCTCATGCTGAAGATGATCTTGAGCTCCTCGACGAGATTTTCACATTGCTACAAGATGAGTCGATAGCCGTCCTCGAAGGCGAAGAGGTCCAGGAGACCAGCCGCGACGAGGAGACATTAACACTCGAGAAGAAGATCCGTATCCTCAAGACAATCCAATCAACCATCTCAACCGACGCAATCCGCTCATACCTGCATGAGATCGGCAAGATCCCTCTATTGACCGCTGAAGAAGAGGTTATCCTAGCCAAGAGAATCGAAGCCGGCGACAGGGAGGCAACCCAATTGCTGATCACAGCCAACCTCCGATTGGTAGTGAGCATCGCCAAGAAATATGCAAAGCGTGGCCTCGAGCTACTCGACCTGATCCAGGAAGGCAACATGGGCCTGATGCGAGCCGTCGAGAAATTCAACTATAAGAAGGGCTTCAAATTCTCCACCTATGCAACTTGGTGGATCCGACAAGCTATCACCCGTGCAATCGCCGACCAGGCCCGCACGATCCGTATCCCTGTACATATGATCGAGACAATCAACAAATTCAACAAGGTTCAAGCGACTTTAACCAGCAAGCTTGGCCGCAAGCCTACAGATGACGAGATCGCCAAAGAGATGGGCATCGACCTCGCAAAGGTCGCCGAGATTAAGAAGATTTCTCAAAACCCAACCTCCCTCTCTACCCCTATCGGCGAGGATAAGGAAAACGAGCTTGCAGACATTTTGTCAGATGACTGGTCAAAATCACCTGAGCAGATAGCAACTACCGAGTACCTCCGAAACCAGATGAAGCTTATCTTGGACACTCTCCAAGATCGTGAGCGCCGAGTGTTGTCTTTGCGATTTGGTCTGGATGATGGTGTGACTCGAACCTTGGAAGAGGTTGGCCGCGAGTTCGGTGTAACTCGTGAGCGTATTCGTCAGATCGAAGCAAAAGCCCTGAAGAAGCTTAAAGAGAGGTCTATGCAGAAGCAGTTGGAGGATTATATATCTATCGATTAG